A DNA window from Plasmodium brasilianum strain Bolivian I chromosome 12, whole genome shotgun sequence contains the following coding sequences:
- a CDS encoding kelch protein K13, with amino-acid sequence MEGEKIKSNSISNFSVTYDRESGVNSNSDDRSESSSENESNSFMNMTSDKNEKTENNSFALNNSSFVNMKDSLLESIDLSVLDSNFDTKKDFLPSNFSKNFNNLSKENISNKYLNKFLNKSDSMFMSKSKDMNLTDASNNNVNISVKNNTKKEIFMDAATASLNANEENAMNNLKKFTNTNNNINDTYEKKIIETELSDSSDFENMVGDLRITFINWLKKTQMNFIREKDKLFKDKKELEMERIRLYKEIENRKIIEEQKIHDERKKLDIDISNGYKQIKKEKEEHRKRFDEERLRFLQEIDKIKLVLYLEKEKYFQEYKNFENDKKKIVDANIATETMIDINVGGAIFETSRHTLTQQKDSFIEKLLSGRYHVTRDKQGRIFLDRDSELFRIILNFLRNPLTVPIPKDLSESEALLKEAEFYGIKFLPFPLVFCIGGFDGVEYLNSMELLDISQQCWRMCTPMSTKKAYFGSAVLNNFLYVFGGNNYDYKALFETEVYDRLRDTWFVSSNLNIPRRNNCGVTSNGRIYCIGGYDGSSIIPNVEAYDHRMKAWVEIAPLNTPRSSSMCVAFDNKIYVIGGTNGERLNSIEVYEEKMNKWEQFPYALLEARSSGAAFNYLNQIYVVGGIDNEHNILDSVEQYQPFNKRWQFLNGVPEKKMNFGASTLSDSYIITGGENGEVLNSCHFFSPDTNEWQIGPSLLVPRFGHSVLIANI; translated from the coding sequence atggaaggagaaaaaataaaatccaacagtatttcaaatttttctgTCACGTATGATAGAGAATCCGGTGTTAACAGCAACAGCGATGACAGAAGTGAAAGTAGTAGTGAAAATGAGTCTAATTCATTTATGAATATGACAAgcgataaaaatgaaaaaacagaaaataaTAGTTTTGCATTAAATAATAGCAGTTTTGTAAACATGAAAGATAGTTTATTAGAGTCGATAGATTTGAGTGTATTAGATTCAAACTTTGATAcgaaaaaagattttttaccaagtaatttttcaaaaaattttaataatttatcaaaagaaaatattagtaataaatatttaaataaatttttaaataaaagtgaTTCGATGTTTATGTCGAAGAGTAAAGACATGAACTTAACGGACgcaagtaataataatgtgaACATATCCGTAAAAAATAAcacgaaaaaagaaatttttatggATGCCGCAACAGCATCTTTAAATGCGAACGAGGAAAATGcaatgaataatttaaaaaagtttacgaatacaaataataatattaatgatacatatgaaaagaaaataatcgAAACCGAGTTAAGTGATTCCAGTGATTTTGAAAACATGGTAGGTGATTTAAGAATCACTTTTATAAATTGGTTAAAGAAGACACAGATGAATTTTATAcgagaaaaagataaattgtTTAAAGACAAAAAGGAATTAGAAATGGAAAGAATACGGTTATACaaagaaattgaaaataGGAAAATTATAGAAGAGCAGAAAATACATGATGAAAGAAAGAAGTTGGACATTGATATATCTAATGgctataaacaaattaaaaaagaaaaagaagaacatAGAAAAAGATTTGATGAAGAAAGATTGAGATTCCTTCAagaaatagataaaataaaattagttcTCTATTTGGAAAAAGAGAAGTATTTtcaagaatataaaaattttgaaaatgataaaaaaaaaattgttgatGCAAATATTGCAACTGAAACTATGATAGATATTAACGTTGGGGGAGCTATTTTTGAAACATCCAGACATACGTTAACTCAACAGAAAGATTCTTTTATAGAAAAACTATTAAGTGGTAGATATCATGTAACAAGAGATAAACAGGGTAGAATATTTTTAGATCGTGATAGTGAATTATttagaattatattaaacTTCTTAAGAAATCCTTTAACTGTTCCAATACCAAAAGATTTGAGTGAAAGTGAAGCATTATTAAAAGAGGCAGAATTTTATggtattaaatttttacccTTCCCATTAGTATTCTGTATAGGTGGTTTTGATGGAgttgaatatttaaattcaaTGGAATTGTTAGATATTAGTCAGCAATGTTGGCGTATGTGTACACCAATGTCCACTAAAAAAGCATATTTCGGTAGTGCAGTTTTAAACAATTTCTTGTATGTATTCGGAGGaaataattatgattatAAAGCATTATTTGAAACAGAAGTGTATGATCGTTTGAGAGATACATGGTTTGTTTCaagtaatttaaatataccaAGAAGAAATAATTGTGGTGTTACATCCAATGGTAGAATTTATTGTATTGGTGGTTATGATGGTTCCTCCATTATACCAAATGTTGAAGCTTATGATCATCGGATGAAAGCATGGGTAGAAATTGCACCTTTAAATACTCCAAGATCTTCATCCATGTGTGTAGCTTTtgacaataaaatatatgttataggTGGAACAAATGGAGAGAGATTAAATTCAATTGAagtatatgaagaaaaaatgaataaatgggAACAATTTCCATATGCATTATTAGAAGCTAGAAGCTCAGGTGCAGCTTTTAATTACTTAAATCAAATATATGTCGTTGGAGGTATTGATAatgaacataatattttagatTCAGTAGAGCAATATCAACCTTTTAATAAAAGATGGCAATTTTTAAATGGTGttccagaaaaaaaaatgaattttggAGCATCTACTTTGTCAGATTCCTATATAATTACAGGAGGAGAAAATGGAGAAGTATTAAATTCGTGTCACTTTTTTTCTCCAGACACAAATGAATGGCAAATTGGGCCTTCTCTGCTTGTTCCAAGATTTGGGCATTCTGTGCTGATAGCCAACATATAA